The proteins below come from a single Pichia kudriavzevii chromosome 2, complete sequence genomic window:
- a CDS encoding uncharacterized protein (PKUD0B00830; similar to Saccharomyces cerevisiae YGL244W (RTF1); ancestral locus Anc_3.567) produces MDSDDDLLELAGIGSEEESDYEPDNSKPSRGSKRTIDESDDDENDEGEEDDDDIGELDPEEDPYPLEGKYKDEEDKNKLMQMDEMDREAILYERIQEKEKFRERRFLALRARQNKVESKTLTTGSSAKKMKTSKLSELKKQREKKSAREARRKRGDYEEEDEDDDLIDDADEDDDLRELAGYNDEEEEDYGFYSDDYGSRESRSRSRYDSSQHKEATLKEINEKIRSSRKVLEEFLYRDEFDSCIPGTFVRVNIGLNRNTQRSEYRMALVVEVKRGGKPYKLSGKPCNTYLKVSQGNSQHVVDISCLSNSEFVPEDYDLYKKLVVSSSQQLPTVGYVEMKFNDLRNMATRILTDADINKMIAKKEELVVTQNAANTVKKLGRLREELQVALERGDPNLAKSLQKKIEDLGAMFNGSKNTSKLAELNIRNQKSNQEYIRKAEKKLVETKRKQLQNNDFNDPFSRLRTNPKVFYKSSNKQDGNEVKDEKQVIDEKEEKNKIKNSIFRREGIDALIKTIDIDIDFKL; encoded by the coding sequence ATGGACAGTGACGACGATCTTTTAGAATTAGCAGGTATAGGATCTGAAGAGGAAAGCGATTACGAACCAGATAATTCCAAGCCATCCCGTGGCTCTAAGCGAACTATAGATgaatctgatgatgatgagaacgatgaaggagaagaggatgatgatgatattggTGAATTAGATCCTGAAGAAGATCCGTATCCATTAGAAGGAAAGTATAAGGATGAGGAGGATAAGAATAAGCTAATGCAAATGGACGAAATGGATAGGGAAGCCATTTTGTATGAACGtattcaagaaaaagaaaagtttaGAGAAAGGCGATTTCTAGCTTTAAGAGCAAGGCAAAATAAGGTCGAATCAAAAACTCTAACGACTGGCTCTTCAGcgaagaagatgaagacaaGCAAACTCTCagagttgaaaaaacaaagggAAAAGAAGTCTGCGAGAgaagcaagaagaaaaagaggtGACtatgaggaagaagatgaagatgacgatCTTATAGATGATGCTGATGAAGACGACGATCTTAGAGAGCTTGCTGGCTATAacgatgaggaagaagaagattatgGATTTTATTCTGATGATTACGGCTCACGAGAATCTCGGTCTAGAAGCAGATATGATTCATCTCAACACAAGGAAGCCACACtgaaagaaataaatgaaaaaataaggTCGTCCAGAAAAGTTCTCGAAGAGTTCCTGTATCGTGACGAATTTGATAGTTGTATTCCTGGGACTTTTGTTAGAGTTAACATTGGGTTGAATAGAAATACACAAAGATCGGAATATAGGATGGCATTGGTCGTAGAAGTGAAACGGGGTGGAAAGCCTTATAAGTTATCAGGTAAACCCTGCAACACATACCTAAAGGTATCTCAAGGTAACTCACAGCATGTCGTTGATATCAGTTGTCTATCCAATTCTGAATTTGTTCCAGAAGATTATGATTTGTACAAAAAACTCGTGGTATCTTCCAGCCAACAATTGCCTACCGTTGGGTATgttgaaatgaaatttaATGACTTAAGAAACATGGCCACAAGAATTTTAACTGATGCCGACATCAACAAGATGATTGCGAAGAAAGAGGAATTAGTCGTCACCCAAAATGCAGCAAATACCGTCAAAAAATTGGGAAGGTTAAGGGAAGAGTTACAAGTGGCCTTGGAGCGTGGTGATCCAAACCTTGCAAAATCTCTTCAAAAAAAGATTGAGGATCTAGGAGCCATGTTCAACGGGTCAAAAAACACCTCCAAATTGGCTGAGTTGAATATTAGAAACCAAAAGTCTAATCAAGAGTATATTAGAAAAgcagaaaagaaattggtgGAGACAAAACGTAAACAACTCCAAAACAACGATTTTAATGATCCTTTCAGTAGATTAAGAACCAATCCAAAGGTATTCTACAAATCTTCGAACAAGCAAGACGGAAATGAGGTGAAAGATGAGAAACAGGTGATCGatgagaaggaggagaagaataaaataaagaaCAGTATTTTTAGAAGAGAAGGTATTGACGCTCTCATTAAAACAATAGACATTgacattgatttcaagttATAA
- a CDS encoding uncharacterized protein (PKUD0B00840; similar to Saccharomyces cerevisiae YFR048W (RMD8); ancestral locus Anc_3.568), whose product MYNTTTYTSQNAGRRDQLPAEKSQTSTAKRSPSILVTDVRKNQIRAPFAGHKLQQQKSKDERTQDRVSNFVKSMRRSSNSKYSKISISNLTSNISDIPSSRQRELPRFMTNDPLVSRRNSQKIPQYTKNLPSRTSKVTEKLVLIPEQESNHSVDGSREKTTNENIFQEVNKRTKAEKLTKEQREVEYPRVTAYLIAEGFNLKLTSKFLAKNHCVLPRLYDEVLYIPYSLPLLPGENGYRVQSNTSLKMQRGIKLMEQFIDKSEERDHHYEFYSGADHENKDATDIDEIVNSPNQNDFDPSEPQFFVSNSPTDSLLEQEAEESRSDSNGSCKSNISADLKTSSSSDLNHSHKKIDNHEKDDMDKYAHDTKRRNSFKKGLPDLSKHAEMFILDYGVVVFWNFSEIHEKNILADLVFAKIEPGEFDEEEEDDDDDDDDDDDDDGENDGQEDSDEIYPENNYGGNVENHNDTAVPGVCKPSDSTKCTSESSGDESEEMRQTELSLIIKPVPEHDIETEEFHFEYNKDVPTPRIYNDMITLKSGDHLIKLTMSHAIAQSTKLSLFESKMSGVLNSISRLPKALALTGQLQNYTSKRLLAKTGRLFQLRSEVNLLSNVLDTPEYFWSIEPGLHPLYTAVRDYLEIEQRVEVINDRCKVFLDFFDILSDSLAEKKMTKITKMLILAIGLSVIVSIFEIFVRYLIISKLKST is encoded by the coding sequence ATGTACAACACTACCACATACACCAGCCAGAATGCGGGAAGGAGGGATCAGTTGCCAGCTGAGAAAAGTCAAACATCCACAGCAAAACGATCACCATCAATTTTGGTTACTGACGTTAGAAAGAATCAAATAAGAGCGCCATTTGCTGGCCATAAGCTACAACAGcaaaaatcaaaggatGAAAGGACGCAAGATAGGGTATCTAACTTTGTTAAAAGTATGAGAAGGTCATCAAATTCTAAATATTCTAAGATATCGATTTCCAATTTAACGTCTAATATCAGCGATATTCCATCCTCCAGGCAGCGTGAACTCCCGAGGTTCATGACTAATGACCCTCTTGTTAGTCGCCGTAACTCTCAAAAGATTCCACAGTACACAAAAAATTTGCCAAGTAGAACATCGAAAGTTACAGAAAAACTGGTGCTTATTCCCGAGCAGGAGTCAAATCATTCAGTTGATGGAAGTAGAGAGAAAACTACCAATGAGAATATTTTTCAGGAAGTAAATAAAAGAACTAAAGCTGAAAAACTGACTAAGGAACAACGAGAGGTTGAATATCCTAGAGTTACTGCATATTTGATAGCGGAAGGATTCAACCTCAAGCTAACTTCCAAATTTCTTGCTAAAAACCATTGTGTTTTACCACGACTGTACGATGAAGTACTATATATTCCTTATTCTTTACCCTTACTTCCTGGGGAAAATGGGTATAGAGTTCAATCAAACacatctttgaaaatgcaaCGAGgaataaaattgatggaacagtttattgataaatctGAAGAAAGAGATCATCATTATGAGTTCTACTCGGGCGCTGATCACGAGAACAAGGATGCAACCGATATTGACGAGATAGTAAACTCTCCAAACCAAAACGATTTTGATCCTTCTGAACCGCAATTCTTTGTCAGTAACAGCCCGACTGATAGTCTTTTAGAACAGGAAGCCGAAGAAAGTAGATCAGATTCAAACGGGTCCTGTAAATCCAATATATCAGcagatttgaaaacttcttcttcaagtgATCTAAATCATTCACATAAGAAAATTGACAATCATGAGAAAGATGATATGGATAAATATGCACATGACACgaaaaggagaaactcATTTAAAAAAGGTTTGCCTGACTTAAGCAAGCATGCAGAAATGTTTATACTTGATTATGGTGTTGTAgtattttggaattttagTGAAATTCATGAAAAGAACATTCTTGCTGATTTGGTTTTTGCAAAAATTGAGCCTGGTGAGtttgatgaggaagaagaagatgatgatgatgatgatgatgatgacgatgacgatgacggTGAAAACGATGGTCAAGAAGATAGTGATGAGATCTATCCTGAAAATAATTATGGCGGAAATGTGGAAAACCATAATGATACTGCTGTACCTGGTGTTTGTAAACCTTCCGACAGCACAAAATGTACCAGTGAGAGCTCTGGTGATGAATCAGAAGAAATGCGGCAAACTGAACTATCATTAATAATAAAACCTGTTCCTGAACATGACATCGAAACTGAAGAATTTCACTTTGAATATAACAAAGATGTTCCAACCCCCCGCATATACAATGATATGATCACTCTAAAGTCTGGAGATCACTTAATCAAACTAACAATGTCACATGCAATAGCTCAATCGACAAAATTgtcattatttgaaagtAAGATGTCAGGTGTTTTAAACTCTATTTCGAGATTACCGAAAGCTCTTGCATTGACAGGCCAACTACAAAACTATACTTCAAAAAGACTTTTGGCTAAAACTGGGCGATTATTTCAATTACGTAGTGAGGTCAATTTATTGTCAAACGTCCTTGATACCCCGGAGTATTTTTGGTCTATTGAGCCTGGTTTGCACCCCTTATACACAGCTGTTCGGGATTATTTAGAAATTGAGCAGAGAGTGGAGGTTATAAATGATCGATGTAAGGTATTTTTGGActtctttgatattttatCAGACTCGTTAgcagagaagaagatgacTAAAATAACGAAAATGTTAATTCTGGCTATTGGTCTGAGTGTCATTGTCTcaatctttgaaatatttgTGCGGTACCTGATTATctcaaaattgaaaagtacaTAA
- a CDS encoding uncharacterized protein (PKUD0B00850; similar to Saccharomyces cerevisiae YGL245W (GUS1); ancestral locus Anc_3.569) has product MSYTLKIAGKAPAVDYALMSAAAFVNTSTDASVKLEFLDSKTISKDVNASAQLLKDGESVATDSAEILNYLATEYPSAILAKEESQKWIKFAYEKLLVKDFKKLSLDLETIEQHLNLRSFFVGYKITAADIAVWGALRANPVMGSVIKNSVYINVTRWYQFLESDKRFSEMATLLSSSLAELKKAAKGGKKETHKANFEIDLIGAKEGEVVTRFPPEPSGYLHIGHAKAAVLNQYFANAYKGKLIIRFDDTNPSKEKTEFQDSIIEDLELLGIKGDRITYSSDYFDKMYELAVQMIKEGKAYCDDTPLEKMRAERMDGIKSERRDRSVEENLEIFTKEMKNGTEEGLKNCLRAKIDYTALNKTLRDPVIYRCNLTPHHRTGSQWKMYPTYDFCVPIVDSLEGVTHALRTIEYRDRNAQYEWMLEALHLRKVHIWDFARVNFVRTLLSKRKLQWFVDKGYVENWDDPRFPTVRGIRRRGMTVEGLKNFIISQGPSKNIINLDWNIIWSANKKIIDPVAPRHTALVSKDLVTVNIVDGPELHSEKKPKHKKNPAVGEKDVYYSAKVLIEQADAEAIKDGEEVTFMDWGNVICTKVNKDADGKVVSIDAKLHLDGDFRKTEKKLTWLAAEKNTKVELVDFDHLITKDKLEEGDNFEDFLTKETMFVTDAIADVNVEQMKVGDIIQFERKGYYILDAIKDGLYTFFTVPDGKQKK; this is encoded by the coding sequence ATGAGTTATACTTTAAAGATTGCAGGTAAAGCACCTGCTGTTGATTATGCTTTAATGTCAGCAGCTGCATTTGTGAATACCTCCACGGATGCTTCTgtcaaacttgaatttctAGATTCTAAAACTATCTCCAAGGATGTTAACGCATCTGCTCAATTATTAAAGGATGGAGAATCAGTTGCAACCGATTCTGCTGAAATTCTTAACTACTTAGCAACAGAATATCCATCTGCTATTTTGGCTAAGGAAGAATCACAAAAGTGGATCAAGTTTGCTTACGAAAAATTGTTAGTTAAAGACTTCAAGAAACTATCTCTTGACTTAGAAACTATCGAACAACATTTAAACTTAAGATCTTTCTTTGTCGGCTATAAGATTACTGCTGCAGATATTGCCGTTTGGGGTGCTTTGAGGGCAAATCCAGTTATGGGTTCTGTCATAAAGAACTCTGTCTACATCAATGTCACTAGATGGTACCAGTTTTTGGAATCTGACAAAAGGTTTAGTGAGATGGCAACCTTATTGTCTTCCTCTTTAGCtgagttgaagaaggcaGCCAAAGGTGGCAAGAAGGAAACTCATAAGgctaattttgaaattgaccTGATTGGCGCAAAGGAAGGTGAAGTTGTTACTAGATTCCCTCCTGAACCATCTGGATACTTGCATATTGGACATGCTAAGGCCGCAGTTTTGAACCAATACTTTGCTAATGCATACAAGGGTAAGCTAATTATTAGATTTGATGATACAAATCCATCAAAGGAGAAAACCGAATTCCAAGATTCTatcattgaagatttggaattaTTAGGTATTAAGGGTGACAGAATCACTTATTCATCAGACTACTTTGATAAGATGTATGAACTAGCGGTTCAAATGATCAAGGAAGGAAAGGCTTATTGTGATGATACTCCTTTAGAAAAGATGAGAGCAGAAAGAATGGATGGTATCAAATCCGAAAGAAGAGACAGATCAGTTGAGGAGAACTTGGAGATTTTCACCAAGGAAATGAAGAATGGTACTGAAGAAGGCCTCAAGAACTGTCTCAGAGCAAAAATTGATTATACTGCACTCAATAAGACCTTGAGAGATCCTGTTATTTACAGATGTAATTTGACACCACATCATAGAACCGGCTCCCAGTGGAAGATGTACCCGACTTACGATTTCTGTGttccaattgttgattCATTAGAAGGCGTTACTCATGCCTTAAGAACAATCGAATACAGGGATAGAAATGCTCAATATGAATGGATGTTGGAAGCATTACATTTGAGAAAAGTTCATATTTGGGATTTTGCCAGAGTGAATTTTGTCAGAACTTTATTATCTaagagaaaattgcaaTGGTTTGTCGACAAGGGTTACGTTGAAAACTGGGATGATCCAAGATTCCCAACTGTTAGAGGTATCAGAAGAAGAGGTATGACCGTTGAAGGCCTGAAAAACTTTATCATTTCTCAAGGTCCATCTAAAAACATCATTAATTTGGACTGGAACATTATCTGGTCtgcaaacaaaaagattATTGATCCAGTTGCTCCAAGACACACTGCTTTAGTTTCCAAGGACTTGGTTACTGTTAACATTGTTGATGGTCCGGAATTACATTCAGAAAAGAAGCCAAAGCATAAGAAGAATCCTGCTGTTGGTGAGAAAGATGTTTACTACTCTGCAAAAGTGTTGATTGAACAAGCTGATGCTGAAGCTATTAAAGATGGTGAAGAAGTCACTTTTATGGATTGGGGTAATGTCATTTGCACTAAAGTTAATAAGGATGCTGATGGTAAAGTTGTTTCCATTGATGCTAAGTTGCACCTAGACGGTGATTTCAGAAAGacagaaaagaaattaacCTGGTTAGCAGCGGAAAAGAACACCAAGGTTGAATTAGTTGACTTTGATCATTTGATTACCAAGGACAAGTTAGAAGAAGGTGACaattttgaagactttTTGACTAAAGAAACCATGTTTGTCACAGATGCTATTGCAGATGTTAATGTTGAACAAATGAAGGTTGGTGATATTATTCAGTTTGAAAGAAAGGGTTACTACATTCTAGATGCTATCAAGGATGGTTTATACACATTCTTTACTGTTCCTGATGGtaaacaaaagaaataa
- a CDS encoding uncharacterized protein (PKUD0B00860; similar to Saccharomyces cerevisiae YGL246C (RAI1); ancestral locus Anc_3.570) translates to MQETYSIRKFSENSTVKRPKEIGSFSRDIENRIHIDDSQLSYYYLPDGDLDGNPGINLGAGLASFRKNPKVDYGDFAGLLGSIMKYEQEHGKKVNAKIISWRGLMKKLMLLPYDNRERFIFNIVVFDGQLFIQSDFEFRKYCEEQDEESLNDIQRKFIYSGYKFETIATLPKPWAECTRKEIEKRNKLEVNNIEQYCSVVRTTIGSTSLVLGAEVDCVYDYKPCDGSDPLAHYVELKTTGPLNDPTKVANFENKLLSTWAQCFLVGIPRIIYAFRDGSLQVRSIEEFKTEEIPLLIKNNPINVQKHKQNPNLKVVNKSMQSIKYLSGILQWLEQSIDINDESKTYTLEFNPSKNSMFVTLSPNPEDITTKLLSPYNEEKGGMLTEEFKAWRKELKGKK, encoded by the coding sequence ATGCAAGAAACTTATTCGATAAGAAAATTTTCCGAGAACTCCACTGTAAAAAGACCAAAGGAAATCGGCTCGTTTTCTAGAGACATTGAGAACAGAATTCATATTGATGATTCACAACtaagttattattatttacCTGATGGTGATTTGGATGGGAACCCGGGAATCAATTTGGGAGCTGGACTTGCTTCCTTCAGAAAGAACCCAAAAGTGGATTACGGAGATTTCGCAGGGCTGTTGGGAAGCATAATGAAATATGAGCAAGAACATGGTAAGAAAGTAAATGCAAAGATTATTTCTTGGAGAGGGTTAATGAAAAAGCTGATGCTGTTACCATATGATAACAGAGAAAgattcattttcaatattgttgtttttgatggGCAACTATTTATCCAATCAGATTTTGAGTTCAGGAAGTATTGTGAAGAGCAAGATGAAGAGAGTTTGAATGATatccaaagaaaatttaTATACTCGGGCtacaaatttgaaacaattGCAACGTTACCAAAACCTTGGGCAGAATGTACCAGAAAGGAAatagaaaagagaaacaagttAGAAGTTAATAACATTGAGCAATATTGTTCTGTTGTAAGGACTACCATTGGGTCTACATCATTGGTCTTAGGCGCTGAGGTGGATTGTGTTTATGATTACAAACCTTGTGATGGAAGTGATCCATTGGCACATTACGTTGAACTGAAAACTACCGGACCTTTAAATGATCCAACTAAGGTTGCTaattttgagaataaaTTGTTATCAACATGGGCACAATGTTTTCTTGTGGGTATTCCTAGAATTATATATGCATTTAGAGATGGTTCCTTACAAGTCCGTAGCATCGAAGAGTTtaaaacagaagaaattccacttttgataaaaaataatcCAATAAATGTTCAAAAACACAAGCAAAACCCAAACTTAAAGGTGGTCAATAAATCTATGCAGTCAATCAAGTATCTAAGTGGCATCTTACAGTGGCTAGAACAAAGCATCGACATCAATGATGAGAGCAAAACATACACTTTGGAATTCAATCCTTCAAAGAACAGTATGTTTGTCACATTGTCACCAAATCCCGAAGACATTACGACAAAGTTATTATCACCATACAACGAGGAGAAGGGAGGAATGCTCACCGAAGAGTTTAAAGCATGGAGGAAGGAGTTGAAGGGGAAGAAGTAA
- a CDS encoding uncharacterized protein (PKUD0B00870; similar to Saccharomyces cerevisiae YFR009W (GCN20); ancestral locus Anc_1.366), giving the protein MSNLGLQVRQAAGSIDTVVADYAVGYMQHIQSSTEDAVLSQQLDIEKEVSFIQNLLISAGGDQVKVKTLGDKLTESLTKQLKNNMAKLEITGDTSKRLLDISLLNTKQRELDSSLALLQSADIEHTGRSIESRVDKKKLQKAEAKIAKKVAKRNNKFVKYEASKLINEQSTEDYDSFFLKVNPIEFGAGAGKSKDIKIDTFDLYVGDGQRILSNASLSLSYGRRYGLIGQNGIGKSTLLRALSRRELDIPKHITILHVEQELRGDETTALQSVLDADVWRKQLLHEEQTINERINQIEKLKEEFEEESLEMKKLENEQADLTDKLEEVHDKLSEIESDKAEARASSILYGLGFSQESQHRQTKSFSGGWRMRLSLARALFCKPDLLLLDEPTNMLDVPSSAYLGNYLQSYPATVLVVSHDRAFLNEVATDIIHQHSERLDYYRGANFDSFYNTREERIKNQKREYENQMAYREHLQQFIDKFRYNAAKSSEAQSRIKKLEKLPVLEAPEEEKKITFKFPDPEKLSPPILQLLDVSFGYDPKNLLLNHVDLDIQMDSRIALVGANGCGKTTLLKVLMGDNIPLDGSVSRNSRLRIGYFAQHHVDGMDLSKNAVEWMSEKYPGKTDEEYRRHLGSFGITGPLALQRMQLLSGGQKSRVAFAALCLTEPHILIMDEPSNHLDTSGLDALADALKNFKGGVLMVSHDVTMIKEVCKEIWVSEDGTVKRFDGTIDDYKKYILTKADASGVVKKH; this is encoded by the coding sequence ATGTCGAACTTAGGGCTACAGGTCAGACAGGCAGCAGGATCTATTGATACCGTTGTAGCAGACTATGCTGTTGGATACATGCAGCATATTCAATCTTCAACTGAAGATGCTGTTCTGTCACAACAACTTGATATTGAGAAGGAGGTTTCatttattcaaaatcttttgataagTGCAGGTGGAGATCAAGTTAAGGTGAAAACTTTGGGTGATAAACTAACTGAGTCATTGACCAAGCAACTTAAGAATAACATGgcaaaattggaaattacTGGAGATACATCCAAGAGATTGTTAGATATCAGTTTGCTTAACACCAAACAGAGAGAGTTGGATTCATCTCTGGCGTTACTACAGTCAGCAGATATTGAGCACACAGGTAGAAGTATTGAAAGTAGAGTTgacaagaagaagttgcaaaAGGCAGAAGCCAAGATTGCAAAGAAAGTTGccaagagaaacaacaaatttgtcaaatatGAAGCATCCAAACTTATCAATGAGCAATCAACGGAAGATTAtgattctttcttcttgaaagTCAATCCAATTGAATTTGGTGCAGGAGCGGGTAAATCTAAAGACATTAAGATCGATACGTTTGATTTGTATGTCGGTGACGGACAAAGAATTTTGAGTAACGCATCATTAAGTTTATCGTACGGAAGAAGGTACGGTTTGATTGGTCAAAACGGTATTGGTAAGTCGACACTTTTGAGAGCGCTATCTAGAAGAGAATTGGATATTCCGAAGCACATTACAATTTTACATGTTGAGCAAGAATTAAGAGGTGATGAAACGACAGCATTGCAATCGGTTCTTGATGCAGATGTTTGGAGGAAACAATTGCTTCATGAAGAGCAAACGATTAATGAGAGAATtaatcaaattgaaaagttaaaagaagaatttgagGAGGAGTCattggaaatgaaaaagcTAGAAAATGAACAAGCTGACTTAACTGATAAATTAGAAGAAGTCCATGATAAACTGAGTGAAATTGAGTCTGATAAAGCAGAAGCTCGTGCATCATCTATTTTGTATGGTTTAGGTTTCAGTCAGGAGTCACAACACAGACAAACTAAATCTTTCTCCGGTGGTTGGAGAATGAGACTTTCTCTTGCCAGGGCGTTGTTCTGTAAACCagatttgttgttgttggatgAACCTACTAATATGTTGGATGTTCCATCATCTGCTTACTTGGGTAACTACTTGCAAAGTTATCCAGCCACCGTCTTAGTTGTTTCTCACGATCGTGCATTTTTGAACGAAGTTGCAACTGACATTATCCATCAACATTCAGAAAGGTTGGATTACTATAGAGGTGCAAACTTTGATTCATTCTATAATACACGTGAAGAAAGAATCAAGAACCAAAAGAGGGAATACGAAAACCAAATGGCATATAGGGAACATTTACAACagtttattgataaattcagaTATAACGCTGCCAAGTCTTCGGAGGCACAATCTAGAATCAAGAAATTAGAGAAACTACCTGTTCTAGAAGCtcctgaagaagaaaagaaaattactTTTAAATTCCCAGATCCAGAGAAACTGTCACCTCCTATTTTGCAATTGTTAGATGTTAGTTTCGGATATGACCCCAAAAATTTGCTTTTAAACCATGTCGATTTAGATATCCAAATGGATTCTAGAATTGCACTAGTTGGTGCTAATGGTTGTGGTAAGACCACATTATTGAAGGTTTTAATGGGTGATAACATCCCATTAGACGGCTCAGTATCAAGGAACAGTAGATTAAGAATTGGCTATTTTGCGCAACATCACGTTGATGGGATGGATCTAAGTAAAAATGCCGTGGAATGGATGAGTGAGAAGTATCCGGGTAAAACAGATGAGGAATACAGACGTCACCTGGGTTCTTTTGGTATCACTGGTCCTTTGGCGTTACAAAGAATGCAGTTGCTATCCGGTGGTCAAAAGTCGAGAGTCGCATTTGCAGCATTGTGTTTAACTGAGCCTCATATTTTGATTATGGACGAACCTTCAAATCACTTGGATACCTCTGGTTTGGACGCATTGGCAGACGCattaaaaaatttcaaaggaGGTGTTTTAATGGTTTCCCATGATGTTACCATGATTAAGGAAGTTTGTAAAGAAATATGGGTAAGTGAAGACGGTACAGTCAAGAGATTCGATGGTACTATTGACGATTACAAAAAGTATATTCTAACTAAGGCAGATGCCAGCGGTGTTGTGAAAAAACACtaa